ATAAAGCAGGAGCTTGAGAAGAGAAACCTTGATGTTAAGCTCAAGATAGTCGGTTGCGTTGGGATGTGCTACCGCGAACCCCTCGTCGATATAATCACCGAGGACGAAATCATCACCTACGGCCACGTGACACCCAAAAAGGTGCCCAGGATCATAGAGGAGCACGTAATCACTGGGAAACCTGTAGAGGAGTGGATAGTCAAGAGGGACTGGTGGGAGAACGGTGAGAGGAAAACGTGGGACATTGACGGGTACTTCGCCAAGCAGAGGAAGATAGTGCTCGAAAACTCTGGCTACATCGATCCGGAAAACATAGATGAGTACATAGCCGTCGGCGGCTACGAAGCCCTCAAAAAGGCCCTTGAAATGGAACCCGAGGAGATAATCGAGATCATCATGAAGTCCGGCCTCAGGGGGAGGGGAGGAGCTGGCTTCCCGACCGGACTCAAATGGAAGTTCGCTAGGCAGGCGAAGGGCGATGAGAAGTACATCGTATGCAACGCCGACGAGGGCGACCCCGGTGCATTTATGGATAGGAACGTCCTTGAGGGAGACCCCCATAGGGTTATAGAGGGTATGATTATCGGCGCCTACGCTATTGGAGCCAGTAAGGGCTTTATCTACGTCAGGGCTGAATATCCCCTAGCTATCCACAGGCTCAGGATAGCCCTCAAGCAAGCGAGGGAGAGGGGCTTTCTGGGGGAGAACATCCTCGGAAGCGGCTTCTCATTCGACATCGAAATAAAGGAGGGTGCTGGAGCTTTCGTTTGCGGTGAGGAAACGGCTCTGATAGCTTCCATTGAGGGCAAGCGCGGAATGCCGAGGCCGAGACCGCCCTATCCAGCTCAAAAGGGCCTCTGGGGCAAGCCCACGAACATAAACAACGTCGAAACCTGGGCAAATGTGCCCTGGATAATAAAGCACGGCTGGGAGGCCTACGCCGCCATCGGCACCGAGAAGAGCAAGGGGACAAAGGTCTTCGCGCTCTCGGGCAAGATAAAGCACGGCGGAAACGTCGAGGTTCCGATGGGAATGACCCTGAGGGAAATACTCTACGAGATAGGAGGCGGCACGAAGACTGGCAAGAGAATTAAGGCCGTCCAGCTCGGCGGCCCCTCCGGAGGCTGCATCCCAGAGGAGCTCTTTGACACGCCCGTGGATTACGAGAGCGTGAATGCGACCGGTGCGATAATGGGGAGCGGCGGAATGGTCGTCATGGACGAGGACACCTGTATGGTTGACGTCGCCAAGTTCTTCCTCGACTTCACAGTGAAAGAATCCTGCGGCAAGTGCACCTTCTGCAGGCTCGGTACCAAGAGGATGTGGGAAATCCTCGACAAGTTCACAAGGGGCGAGGGGACGCTGGAGGATCTGGAAAAGCTGGAGAAGCTTGCGTATCAGGTTAAGGCTGGCTCCCTTTGCGGCCTAGGTCAGACCGCGCCCAACCCGGTTCTGACGACGCTCCGCTACTTCAGGGACGAATACCTCGCCCACATCGAGGGCAGGTGTCCGGCCAAGGTGTGCAAGCCGCTCATCAAGTACGTAATAATCGCCGACAGGTGCACGGGCTGCACCGCCTGTGCGATATTCTGCCCTGTCAAGGCCATCCATGGCGAGAAGCTTAAGCCCCACGAGATAGACCAGGAGGCATGCATAAAGTGCGGCACCTGCTACGGGGTCTGCCGGTTCAACGCGATTGAGATCGTCGACGCGGGGGGTGATTGAGATGGTTAAGATTAAAATCGACGGGAAGACCTACGAAGTACCTCCCGAGAAGCCGCTCATCGAGTTCCTCAGGGAGCTCGGCCATCTGCCGGGCTTCTGCTACGGCTCGGAGATAGACCCCTACGGTTCGTGCAGGCTCTGCCTCGTGAAGACCCAGAGGGGAGTGACGACCTCGTGCACACTCAAGCCTATGGATGGCCTTGAAATAGAGACCTTCAGCGATGAAGTCATCGAGATGAGGAGAACCGCCCTGGAGTTAATACTCTCCGACCACTACGGTGACTGTATCGGTCCGTGTCAGGAAGGCTGTCCTGCACACAGCGACGTACAGGGCTACCTCGCTCTCATAGCGATGGGCAAGTACCACGAGGCCGTTAAGCTCATGAAGGAGAAGTACATCCTTCCGGCCGTTCTTGGGAGAGTTTGTCCGGCCTTCTGTGAGGACGCCTGCAGGAGGAACCTCGTTGATGAACCTCTGGCGATAAGGCAGCTCAAACGTTTTGCCGCTGATTACGACCTTGAGCACGGGCCCTGGATGCCGGAAATACCCACCTCAACCGGAAAGAGAGTGGCGGTGGTGGGTGGTGGGCCCGCGGGTCTCGCATGTGCCTACTACCTCAGGACGATGGGACATGAAGTTACTATCTTTGAGGCGATGCCGGAGCTCGGCGGCATGATGCGCTATGGCATTCCAACCTACAGGCTCCCGAGGGACGTGCTCGACAAGGACATAGCGACGGTCATAAACACGGGGATAGAAGTGAGAACGAACACTGCCCTTGGGAGGGACATCACCTTAGAGGAGCTCAGGGAGAAGTATGATGCCGTCTTCCTCGGTGTCGGTGCGTGGAGAAGCAGGAAGATGGGCATTCCGGGGGAAGACCTCGACGGCGTCATGCACGGTATAGAGTTCCTGAGAAAGGTAAACATGGGCGAGAAGGTCGAGCTCGGGGAGCGCGTTATAGTTGTCGGCGGTGGAAACACTGCCATGGACGTCGCTAGGACGGCACTGAGGCTCGGTGCAAAGGTTACCGTCGTCTACAGGCGCTCCAGGGCTGAAATGCCGGCCAACGAGCGCGA
This genomic window from Thermococcus sp. LS1 contains:
- the nuoF gene encoding NADH-quinone oxidoreductase subunit NuoF, with the translated sequence MSEIKAIAVGMNSCGIAAGARETYEAIKQELEKRNLDVKLKIVGCVGMCYREPLVDIITEDEIITYGHVTPKKVPRIIEEHVITGKPVEEWIVKRDWWENGERKTWDIDGYFAKQRKIVLENSGYIDPENIDEYIAVGGYEALKKALEMEPEEIIEIIMKSGLRGRGGAGFPTGLKWKFARQAKGDEKYIVCNADEGDPGAFMDRNVLEGDPHRVIEGMIIGAYAIGASKGFIYVRAEYPLAIHRLRIALKQARERGFLGENILGSGFSFDIEIKEGAGAFVCGEETALIASIEGKRGMPRPRPPYPAQKGLWGKPTNINNVETWANVPWIIKHGWEAYAAIGTEKSKGTKVFALSGKIKHGGNVEVPMGMTLREILYEIGGGTKTGKRIKAVQLGGPSGGCIPEELFDTPVDYESVNATGAIMGSGGMVVMDEDTCMVDVAKFFLDFTVKESCGKCTFCRLGTKRMWEILDKFTRGEGTLEDLEKLEKLAYQVKAGSLCGLGQTAPNPVLTTLRYFRDEYLAHIEGRCPAKVCKPLIKYVIIADRCTGCTACAIFCPVKAIHGEKLKPHEIDQEACIKCGTCYGVCRFNAIEIVDAGGD